One segment of Formicincola oecophyllae DNA contains the following:
- a CDS encoding conjugal transfer protein TraD, with the protein MTSTINFTTANKPKRRGPPPAAEQAKKLLAHLASLKKRSRQQDMLLSLAGIANRTPQQQKTFDTLLRAEKAADRAVRAATKAAKIVNAKARAERRQREQGITECAELLVLAGLLDDKTGHPIWETSELLGALIEIANQPQKKSHWKSVGQARLAQKKLRRSSKENPEEEA; encoded by the coding sequence GTGACCTCAACCATTAATTTTACTACCGCCAACAAACCCAAAAGGCGCGGCCCGCCCCCAGCAGCAGAGCAAGCGAAGAAACTTTTGGCCCATCTGGCCAGCCTCAAAAAACGTTCGCGCCAGCAAGACATGCTGCTTAGCCTCGCTGGCATTGCTAATCGCACCCCACAGCAACAGAAGACTTTTGACACCCTTCTGCGTGCTGAAAAAGCAGCCGACCGCGCTGTGCGCGCTGCCACCAAAGCTGCGAAAATCGTTAATGCCAAAGCACGCGCTGAACGGCGCCAACGTGAACAAGGCATCACGGAATGCGCTGAATTGCTTGTATTGGCTGGACTGCTTGACGACAAAACAGGCCACCCTATTTGGGAGACTTCTGAACTTCTAGGGGCATTAATTGAAATTGCTAATCAGCCTCAAAAGAAATCCCATTGGAAAAGTGTAGGCCAGGCACGCCTGGCACAAAAAAAACTGCGCCGCTCCAGTAAAGAAAACCCTGAGGAAGAGGCATAA